A section of the Rummeliibacillus pycnus genome encodes:
- a CDS encoding nuclease-related domain-containing protein: MIRKGYSETHYLDALYGLIQRLPMSNPKRQELVSEYNRIKAGNIGEKVVMDSLEQLQLPYNFYIFHNLSLKLESHIQIDILILTTYYAFVFEVKNIKGVIELRDNPSQLVRTLSDGEVHIFKSPEPQLDEYIYQLQNFFLNHNINIPVYGAIIFPFTSSFIKQSSNKNTVLLKNEIKPFLRKIGTKLESVTNKELEYLTSFILANHKEFNPYPLKERYNIPREDILSGVFCNKCNRLGMKRISHYWICPSCYSKSSKAHEKAIYDYLTIINNKISNAECREFLKIKSADQSYRMMTNMNLIKIGKKSGVKYMLPERKMKI, translated from the coding sequence TTGATTAGAAAAGGGTATTCTGAAACACACTATTTAGATGCGTTGTATGGATTAATTCAAAGGCTTCCAATGTCAAATCCTAAGAGGCAAGAATTAGTAAGTGAATACAATCGTATAAAAGCAGGGAACATAGGTGAAAAAGTTGTAATGGATTCACTTGAACAGTTGCAATTACCTTATAATTTCTATATTTTTCATAATCTTTCTTTGAAACTAGAAAGCCATATTCAAATTGATATATTAATATTAACTACATACTATGCATTTGTTTTTGAAGTAAAAAATATTAAAGGTGTTATTGAATTGAGAGATAATCCCAGTCAACTTGTCCGAACACTTTCTGATGGTGAAGTTCATATTTTTAAAAGTCCAGAACCTCAATTAGATGAGTATATTTATCAACTTCAAAATTTTTTTCTAAATCATAATATTAATATTCCAGTCTACGGTGCAATAATATTTCCTTTTACATCAAGCTTTATCAAACAAAGTTCTAATAAAAATACAGTATTACTAAAAAATGAAATAAAACCATTTTTACGAAAGATTGGAACGAAACTTGAATCTGTTACTAACAAAGAGCTAGAATATTTGACTAGTTTCATTTTAGCAAATCATAAAGAATTTAATCCTTATCCGTTAAAGGAACGATATAATATTCCACGTGAAGATATTTTAAGTGGCGTTTTCTGTAATAAGTGCAACAGACTTGGCATGAAAAGAATTTCCCATTATTGGATATGTCCGAGTTGCTATTCTAAGAGTTCAAAAGCTCATGAAAAAGCAATTTATGATTATTTAACGATCATTAATAATAAAATATCGAACGCAGAATGTAGAGAATTTCTTAAAATTAAAAGTGCTGATCAGTCTTATAGAATGATGACAAACATGAATCTAATAAAAATAGGGAAAAAAAGTGGTGTAAAATATATGCTTCCCGAAAGAAAAATGAAAATTTAA
- the hemA gene encoding glutamyl-tRNA reductase — protein MHTIVVGLNYKTAPVEIREKFSFTEEELPEAMRALQSQKSILENVIVSTCNRTEIYAVVDQLHTGRYYIKQFLSTWFKVPVENFESHLYIREEDSSMLHLFKVSSGIDSMVLGETQILGQVKSSFLKAQEIGVTGTVYNKLFKQAITFAKRAHGETAIGENAVSVSYAAVELAKKIFGSLSNKHVAILGAGKMGELAVENLYGSGVGKVTVINRTFSKAETLAEKFHGTAKSMEELQCVLLEADILISSTGATDYVIDYDLMERVEQLRKGKPIFMVDIAVPRDLDPRIGDISNVFLYDIDDLHGIVEANLAERQVAAEQITSMIGTEVDEFKDWMTTLGVVPVIAALRQKAARIQAETMQSIENKMPDLTEREKKVLNKHTKSIINQLLKEPILQAKEMAGSQKAKEQLALFQQIFGIEEEVEEEARKQQLHQKERLQKTALGTQITDAKLSY, from the coding sequence ATGCATACCATTGTAGTAGGCTTGAATTATAAAACAGCGCCCGTCGAAATTCGTGAAAAATTCTCATTTACCGAAGAAGAACTTCCCGAAGCGATGAGAGCATTACAAAGTCAAAAAAGCATATTAGAAAATGTAATTGTCTCAACTTGTAACCGTACTGAAATCTATGCTGTAGTCGATCAACTTCATACAGGACGTTATTATATTAAACAATTCCTATCAACTTGGTTTAAAGTTCCAGTTGAGAACTTTGAATCACATCTTTATATTCGTGAAGAAGACAGTTCGATGTTACATTTATTTAAAGTTTCTTCAGGAATCGACTCAATGGTATTAGGCGAGACTCAAATTTTGGGACAAGTTAAGAGTAGCTTTTTAAAAGCTCAAGAAATAGGCGTAACAGGTACTGTTTATAATAAATTATTCAAGCAAGCCATAACATTTGCAAAACGAGCTCACGGTGAAACAGCTATAGGTGAAAATGCTGTATCTGTTTCTTACGCAGCAGTAGAACTTGCAAAGAAAATTTTCGGATCATTATCAAATAAACATGTAGCCATTTTAGGTGCTGGTAAAATGGGTGAACTAGCAGTTGAAAATTTATATGGAAGCGGTGTAGGTAAAGTAACTGTTATTAACCGTACTTTCTCAAAAGCAGAAACACTGGCTGAGAAATTCCATGGTACTGCAAAATCAATGGAAGAGCTTCAATGTGTATTATTAGAAGCAGATATTTTAATTAGTTCAACTGGTGCAACTGACTATGTAATTGATTATGACTTGATGGAACGTGTAGAACAATTACGTAAAGGTAAACCAATATTCATGGTTGATATTGCTGTTCCTCGCGACTTAGATCCAAGAATAGGCGATATATCTAATGTTTTCTTATATGATATCGATGATTTACACGGTATTGTTGAAGCGAACCTAGCAGAACGTCAAGTAGCAGCAGAACAAATCACATCAATGATTGGTACTGAAGTCGATGAGTTTAAAGATTGGATGACTACTTTAGGAGTTGTTCCTGTAATTGCAGCTCTTCGTCAAAAAGCAGCTCGTATCCAAGCGGAAACCATGCAAAGTATTGAAAACAAAATGCCTGACTTAACTGAACGAGAGAAAAAGGTATTGAATAAGCATACGAAATCGATTATTAACCAATTGTTAAAAGAACCAATTTTGCAAGCAAAAGAAATGGCTGGCTCACAAAAAGCAAAAGAGCAATTAGCGTTATTCCAACAAATTTTTGGAATTGAAGAAGAAGTGGAAGAAGAAGCTCGAAAACAACAACTTCACCAAAAAGAACGCTTGCAAAAAACAGCATTAGGAACACAAATAACTGATGCTAAATTGTCATATTAA
- a CDS encoding uroporphyrinogen-III synthase codes for MPNNLPLQGQQIVLTGTKMTHSVSSKITTLGGKVFHLPLITVQEVVQSEDRQLIKQAIKYEWLIFTSQNAVQAFANKLERLQQTKEDCLAKIAVVGEKTAQALEKLGFTIDFIPSTYSADTFVKEFPLHVGQLKSCLFLKGSLAKDTIKEGLPFPVKEWIVYETIQTTEHVPVLKELLKQSQEVTVIFASPSAVEVFAKHIAPEIGWNGFTVAAIGHVTETALQNVGTTVDIKPAKYTMMAIIDELAKRKEL; via the coding sequence ATGCCAAATAATTTGCCATTACAAGGACAACAAATTGTTCTAACTGGCACGAAAATGACGCATTCTGTATCTTCCAAAATTACAACTCTAGGCGGCAAAGTTTTTCACTTGCCGCTTATTACTGTGCAAGAAGTTGTGCAATCAGAAGATCGTCAACTAATAAAACAAGCAATAAAATATGAATGGTTAATATTTACCAGTCAAAATGCAGTTCAAGCGTTTGCCAATAAACTAGAACGTTTGCAACAAACTAAAGAGGATTGCTTAGCGAAAATTGCTGTCGTTGGGGAAAAAACAGCCCAAGCTCTCGAAAAATTAGGTTTTACAATTGATTTCATCCCTTCTACATATAGTGCAGATACTTTTGTTAAAGAATTTCCTTTGCATGTTGGACAATTAAAAAGTTGTCTATTCTTGAAAGGTAGTTTAGCAAAGGATACTATAAAAGAGGGATTACCGTTTCCAGTAAAAGAATGGATTGTTTATGAAACAATTCAAACAACTGAGCATGTTCCAGTATTAAAAGAATTACTCAAGCAATCACAAGAGGTTACTGTGATCTTTGCAAGTCCTTCTGCTGTAGAAGTTTTTGCAAAGCATATAGCTCCTGAAATAGGTTGGAACGGCTTTACGGTTGCAGCAATTGGACATGTGACAGAAACAGCATTGCAAAATGTTGGGACAACGGTAGATATAAAACCAGCAAAGTATACGATGATGGCCATTATTGACGAATTGGCTAAGAGAAAGGAACTTTAA
- the hemL gene encoding glutamate-1-semialdehyde 2,1-aminomutase, with product MTRSHEKSKAAFAEAINLMPGGVNSPVRAFNAVNMDPIVMEKGHGAIITDVDGNDYIDYVLSWGPLIIGHTHPDVVAAIKRVAETGTSFGASTVIENELAKEVIKRVPSVEMVRMVSSGTEATMSAIRVARGFTGRDKILKFEGSYHGHGDSLLIKAGSGVATLGLPDSPGVPMGIAQNTITVAYNDLEAVKEVFEKYGEEIAAIIVEPVAGNMGCVPSLPGFLEGLREVTTKAGSVLIFDEVMTGFRVGFNCAQGYLGVTPDLTCLGKVIGGGLPVGAFGGRREIMERVAPAGPIYQAGTLSGNPLAMAAGLETLNHVTPESYEYFKKLGDQLEVGFREAAETYHIPHTVNRVGSMIGYFLTNEKVINFETAKTADLQLFADYYALMAEEGIFLPPSQFECVFFSTAHTEEHIAKTVEAFQKVFKKLAR from the coding sequence ATGACTCGTTCACATGAAAAATCTAAAGCAGCTTTTGCTGAAGCAATTAACTTAATGCCTGGTGGGGTGAACAGCCCTGTTCGTGCATTCAATGCAGTAAATATGGATCCAATAGTTATGGAAAAAGGTCATGGTGCGATTATTACTGATGTTGACGGTAATGATTATATCGACTATGTATTATCATGGGGTCCACTAATTATTGGTCATACACATCCTGACGTAGTAGCAGCTATTAAGCGTGTTGCAGAAACTGGTACTAGCTTCGGTGCTTCTACTGTCATCGAAAATGAATTAGCAAAAGAAGTAATCAAACGTGTTCCATCTGTAGAAATGGTACGTATGGTATCTTCTGGTACAGAAGCAACAATGAGTGCTATTCGTGTTGCGCGTGGTTTCACTGGACGCGATAAAATCTTGAAATTTGAAGGTTCTTATCATGGTCATGGTGACTCATTATTGATCAAAGCTGGTTCAGGGGTTGCAACACTGGGTTTACCTGATAGCCCTGGAGTTCCAATGGGAATCGCTCAAAATACAATTACAGTTGCTTATAATGATTTAGAAGCTGTTAAAGAAGTTTTTGAGAAATACGGTGAAGAAATTGCCGCTATTATTGTAGAACCTGTTGCAGGTAATATGGGCTGTGTTCCTTCACTACCAGGCTTTTTAGAAGGTTTACGCGAAGTAACAACAAAAGCTGGCTCAGTATTAATCTTTGATGAAGTAATGACAGGTTTCCGTGTAGGATTTAATTGTGCTCAAGGATATCTTGGTGTGACACCAGACCTTACTTGCTTAGGTAAAGTAATCGGTGGTGGACTTCCAGTAGGTGCATTTGGTGGTCGTCGTGAAATTATGGAACGTGTAGCACCAGCTGGTCCAATTTATCAAGCTGGTACACTTTCAGGGAATCCCCTAGCAATGGCTGCTGGTCTTGAAACATTAAATCATGTAACACCAGAATCATATGAATACTTCAAAAAATTAGGTGATCAATTAGAAGTTGGTTTCCGTGAAGCAGCTGAAACTTATCATATTCCTCACACTGTAAACCGTGTTGGTTCTATGATTGGTTACTTCTTAACAAATGAAAAAGTAATTAACTTTGAAACAGCAAAAACAGCAGATTTACAATTATTTGCAGATTACTACGCATTAATGGCAGAAGAAGGAATCTTCCTTCCACCATCCCAATTCGAGTGCGTATTCTTCTCAACAGCACATACAGAAGAACATATTGCAAAAACAGTGGAAGCATTCCAAAAAGTATTTAAAAAATTAGCTCGATAA
- the hemC gene encoding hydroxymethylbilane synthase, producing the protein MRKIIVGSRRSKLALTQTNWFIDQLKKAGAPFEFEVKEIVTKGDKILDVQLSKVGGKGLFVKEIEQELFDKEIDFAVHSMKDMPAVLPEGLVIGCIPKREDPRDAFISKGHIKFADLPKGAVVGTSSLRRSAQLLLARPDLEIKWIRGNVDTRLAKLETDEYDAIILAAAGLKRLGWNDEVVTEYLSTDVCMPAVGQGSLGIECRSDDEELLAELAKLTDKATWEEAQAERAFLAAMDGGCQVPIAGFARYNDGQVDFKGLVAAPDASIFYKESLVSEDAVAAGKEVAAKLTKQGAFDLIQKVKAEQNAK; encoded by the coding sequence GTGCGTAAAATTATTGTAGGTTCTAGAAGAAGTAAACTTGCTTTGACACAAACAAACTGGTTCATCGATCAATTAAAAAAAGCCGGTGCTCCGTTTGAATTTGAAGTAAAGGAAATTGTTACAAAAGGTGATAAAATCCTTGATGTTCAACTGTCAAAAGTAGGTGGTAAAGGCTTATTTGTTAAAGAAATCGAACAAGAATTATTTGATAAAGAAATCGATTTTGCCGTTCACAGTATGAAGGATATGCCTGCAGTACTTCCAGAGGGACTAGTAATTGGTTGTATTCCAAAACGTGAAGACCCACGAGATGCTTTTATTTCAAAAGGACATATTAAATTTGCAGATCTTCCTAAAGGTGCAGTTGTAGGTACTAGTAGTTTACGTCGTAGTGCACAATTATTACTTGCTCGCCCTGATTTAGAAATCAAATGGATTCGTGGTAATGTTGATACTCGTTTAGCAAAACTAGAAACAGATGAATACGACGCAATCATTTTAGCTGCAGCAGGATTAAAACGATTAGGCTGGAATGATGAAGTTGTTACTGAATATTTATCTACGGATGTTTGTATGCCAGCTGTTGGACAAGGTTCACTTGGTATTGAGTGTCGAAGTGATGATGAAGAATTACTTGCAGAACTTGCTAAATTGACAGATAAAGCTACTTGGGAAGAAGCGCAAGCAGAACGTGCTTTCTTAGCTGCTATGGACGGCGGTTGCCAAGTACCTATTGCTGGGTTTGCCCGTTATAATGATGGTCAAGTTGATTTTAAAGGTTTAGTAGCTGCTCCCGATGCTTCTATTTTCTATAAGGAATCATTAGTTTCAGAAGACGCTGTTGCAGCAGGTAAAGAGGTTGCTGCTAAGTTAACAAAACAAGGTGCTTTTGATTTGATTCAAAAAGTAAAGGCTGAACAAAATGCCAAATAA
- the ccsA gene encoding cytochrome c biogenesis protein CcsA produces MADLTMTRLHEAMVVLYAISLVFYFIDYLNKDAKAHRIAFWLVSIVWILQSIFLGLYIIETHRFPILSLFEGIYFYAWLLVTISILLHCLYRVDLPVFFLNVLGFIFMSIHTFAPNQIAQSPVGHSLVSELLFIHITFAILSYVAFSLSFVFSTLYIILYNVLKKKKWTKQWTRLPSLEQAQKGMSGSLLTGIPILLISLILGLQWAYVSLTNFPIFDMKIIGSFVSLLIYCFILYGNRKGKLHTTMYAWTHVYAFLIIIINFFLGSRLSSFHFWY; encoded by the coding sequence ATGGCTGATTTGACGATGACAAGGCTACATGAAGCAATGGTCGTCTTATATGCGATCAGTCTTGTCTTTTATTTTATTGATTATCTAAATAAAGATGCAAAGGCACATCGAATTGCATTTTGGCTTGTATCAATAGTATGGATTTTGCAATCCATTTTCTTAGGGTTATATATTATAGAAACACATCGATTCCCGATATTATCACTATTTGAAGGGATTTATTTTTATGCTTGGCTTTTAGTGACAATTTCGATTTTATTGCATTGTCTATATCGTGTCGATTTACCGGTGTTCTTTCTAAATGTGCTTGGATTTATTTTTATGTCGATTCATACATTTGCGCCCAATCAAATTGCACAATCGCCAGTAGGACATTCGCTTGTTTCTGAGTTACTTTTCATCCATATAACGTTCGCAATATTGTCATATGTTGCGTTTTCTTTATCATTTGTTTTCTCTACATTGTATATAATCCTATATAATGTACTTAAGAAAAAGAAATGGACAAAACAATGGACGAGATTACCATCCTTAGAGCAAGCTCAAAAAGGAATGTCAGGCTCATTATTAACAGGTATTCCGATTTTGTTGATCAGTTTAATATTAGGGTTGCAATGGGCCTATGTGTCATTAACTAATTTTCCAATTTTCGATATGAAAATTATAGGTTCTTTTGTATCTTTATTAATCTATTGTTTTATTTTATATGGAAATCGAAAAGGAAAACTACATACAACAATGTATGCTTGGACCCATGTCTATGCGTTTTTGATCATTATTATCAACTTCTTTTTAGGAAGTCGTTTATCAAGTTTTCACTTTTGGTATTAA
- the hemB gene encoding porphobilinogen synthase, which translates to MTELNFKRHRRLRQSATMRAMVKETYLHKEDFIYPIFVIDGENIKNPVESMPGVYQFSLDRLAEEMDEVVSLGIPSVILFGLPAEKDEVGTQAFHDHGIVQEATRFIKKNYPDIIVVADTCLCEFTSHGHCGVVSEDHKILNDPSLDILAKTAVSQAQAGADIIAPSNMMDGFVAAIRKGLDEAGFEDVPIMSYAVKYASAYYGPFRDAADGAPKFGDRKTYQMDPANRYEAMREATSDVEEGADFLIVKPALSYLDIVRDVRNNYDLPVVAYNVSGEYAMVKAAALNGWVDEKQIVLETLTGMKRAGADLIITYHAKDAVRWMEEK; encoded by the coding sequence ATGACAGAGTTAAACTTTAAGAGACATAGACGTCTACGCCAATCTGCAACTATGCGTGCAATGGTAAAAGAAACATACTTACACAAAGAAGATTTCATCTATCCAATCTTCGTAATTGATGGTGAAAATATTAAAAATCCAGTGGAATCAATGCCAGGTGTATACCAATTTTCACTAGATCGTTTGGCTGAGGAAATGGATGAAGTGGTGTCACTAGGTATTCCTTCTGTTATTCTTTTTGGTCTTCCAGCTGAAAAAGATGAAGTTGGTACACAAGCATTCCATGATCATGGGATTGTACAAGAAGCCACACGATTTATCAAAAAGAACTACCCAGATATTATCGTAGTAGCAGATACTTGTTTATGTGAATTTACTTCTCATGGACACTGTGGTGTCGTATCAGAAGATCATAAAATCTTAAATGATCCTTCATTAGATATCCTCGCAAAAACAGCTGTCTCACAAGCTCAAGCAGGAGCAGACATTATTGCACCTTCTAATATGATGGATGGCTTTGTAGCTGCAATCAGAAAAGGTTTAGATGAAGCTGGTTTTGAAGATGTTCCAATTATGTCTTATGCAGTAAAATATGCATCTGCATACTATGGTCCTTTCCGTGATGCTGCGGATGGCGCACCAAAATTCGGTGACCGTAAAACCTATCAAATGGACCCTGCAAACCGCTACGAAGCAATGCGTGAAGCAACTAGTGATGTTGAAGAAGGGGCAGATTTCTTAATCGTAAAACCAGCATTATCTTACTTAGATATCGTTCGTGATGTTCGCAATAATTATGATTTACCTGTTGTTGCATACAACGTAAGTGGTGAATATGCAATGGTTAAAGCAGCAGCACTTAATGGCTGGGTTGATGAAAAACAAATCGTTCTAGAAACTTTAACAGGTATGAAACGTGCTGGTGCCGACTTAATCATTACTTACCATGCGAAAGATGCCGTTCGCTGGATGGAGGAGAAATAA
- a CDS encoding valine--tRNA ligase produces the protein MPTKYDPQSIEQGRYEWWLEGEFFKAQPESGKQPYSIVIPPPNVTGKLHLGHAWDTTLQDILIRMKRMQGYDALWLPGMDHAGIATQAKVEAKLREQNISRYDLGREKFLEKTWEWKEEYANTIRQQWAKLGLALDYSRERFTLDEGLSDAVKEVFVKLYEKGLIYRGERIINWDPQAKTALSDIEVIYKDVQGAFYHMEYQIKDSDEKVEIATTRPETMLGDTGIAVNPKDERYAHLVGKTAILPIVGRELPIVADDYVDMEFGTGVVKMTPAHDPNDFEVGNRHNLERIIVMNEDGTMNENAGKYQGLDRFECRKQIVKDLQEQGVLIKIVDHMHSVGHSERTGVVVEPYLSAQWFVKMEPLAKAALALQEKEMEKVNFVPNRFENTYSRWMENVHDWCISRQLWWGHQIPAWYHKETGEVYVGKVAPKDEENWTRDEDVLDTWFSSALWPFSTMGWPDEASADYKRYYPTSALVTGYDIIFFWVSRMIFQGLEFTGERPFKDVLIHGLVRDGEGRKMSKSLGNGVDPMDVIEQYGADSLRYFLATGSSPGQDLRYTTEKVEAVWNFANKIWNASRFALMNMDGMTYDEIDLSGEKSVADKWILTRLNETIEEVTRLADKYEFGEVGRQLHNFIWDDFCDWYIEMAKLPLYGEDEAAKKMTRSVLAYVLDNTMRLLHPLMPFITEEIWQNLPHEGVSITQASWPVVNPEFTFEQQSQDMKLLMDIIRAVRNIRAEVNTPMSKKVPMYISAKDTTTLAVLEDNKAYIEKFCNPETLTLGEKLQPEMKTMSAVVSGAELFLPLEGLIDVAAEIERLTHELEKWDKEVKRVQGKLNNERFVSKAPEEVVAAERAKEADYLEKFATVEKRIAELKNM, from the coding sequence ATGCCAACAAAATATGATCCACAGTCGATTGAACAAGGTCGTTATGAATGGTGGCTTGAAGGTGAATTCTTCAAAGCACAACCTGAAAGTGGAAAACAACCCTATTCAATCGTAATTCCACCGCCTAATGTAACAGGTAAATTACACTTAGGGCATGCTTGGGATACTACACTACAAGATATTCTCATTCGTATGAAACGTATGCAAGGATATGACGCTTTATGGTTACCAGGTATGGACCATGCAGGTATCGCTACGCAAGCAAAAGTAGAAGCGAAATTACGTGAACAAAACATTTCGCGTTATGACTTAGGTCGCGAAAAATTCCTAGAAAAAACGTGGGAATGGAAAGAAGAGTATGCAAATACAATTCGCCAACAATGGGCTAAATTGGGCCTTGCATTAGATTATTCTCGCGAACGTTTCACATTGGATGAAGGTCTATCAGACGCAGTCAAAGAAGTATTCGTAAAATTATACGAAAAAGGTTTAATCTATCGTGGTGAACGTATTATCAACTGGGATCCACAAGCAAAAACAGCATTATCAGATATTGAAGTAATTTACAAAGATGTTCAAGGTGCTTTCTACCACATGGAATATCAAATTAAAGATAGTGACGAAAAAGTTGAAATTGCGACAACCCGTCCAGAAACAATGCTTGGTGATACTGGTATCGCTGTAAACCCTAAAGATGAACGATATGCTCATTTAGTAGGTAAAACAGCTATACTTCCAATCGTTGGTCGCGAACTTCCAATCGTAGCTGATGATTATGTTGATATGGAATTTGGTACGGGTGTTGTTAAAATGACTCCTGCACATGACCCTAACGACTTTGAAGTAGGTAACCGTCACAATTTAGAGCGTATTATCGTGATGAACGAAGATGGTACAATGAACGAAAATGCTGGTAAATACCAAGGATTAGATCGTTTCGAATGTCGTAAACAAATCGTAAAAGATTTACAAGAACAAGGTGTACTGATTAAAATCGTAGACCATATGCATTCAGTAGGTCATTCAGAACGTACCGGTGTTGTTGTGGAACCTTACCTTTCTGCACAATGGTTTGTTAAAATGGAACCACTTGCAAAAGCGGCTCTTGCATTGCAAGAAAAAGAAATGGAAAAAGTAAACTTTGTACCAAACCGTTTCGAAAACACATACAGTCGCTGGATGGAAAATGTTCATGACTGGTGTATTTCTCGTCAATTATGGTGGGGGCATCAAATCCCAGCTTGGTACCACAAAGAAACAGGTGAAGTATACGTAGGAAAAGTTGCACCAAAAGATGAAGAAAACTGGACTCGTGATGAAGACGTTCTAGATACATGGTTCTCATCTGCATTATGGCCATTTTCTACAATGGGCTGGCCTGATGAAGCAAGCGCAGATTACAAACGTTACTATCCAACAAGTGCATTAGTAACAGGTTATGACATCATCTTCTTCTGGGTATCTCGTATGATCTTCCAAGGTCTTGAATTCACTGGAGAACGCCCATTCAAAGACGTATTAATCCACGGTTTAGTACGTGATGGTGAAGGTCGCAAAATGTCTAAATCGCTTGGTAATGGCGTAGACCCAATGGATGTAATCGAACAATATGGTGCAGACTCATTGCGTTACTTCTTAGCTACTGGTTCTTCACCAGGTCAAGATTTACGCTATACAACGGAAAAAGTAGAAGCTGTTTGGAACTTCGCAAACAAAATTTGGAACGCTTCACGTTTCGCTCTTATGAACATGGATGGCATGACATATGACGAAATCGATCTTTCAGGCGAAAAATCTGTTGCAGATAAATGGATATTAACACGCTTAAACGAAACAATCGAAGAAGTAACAAGACTTGCTGACAAGTATGAATTTGGTGAAGTTGGTCGCCAATTACACAACTTCATCTGGGATGATTTCTGTGACTGGTATATTGAAATGGCTAAATTACCACTGTACGGAGAAGATGAAGCAGCTAAGAAAATGACTCGTAGCGTACTTGCTTATGTATTAGATAACACGATGCGTCTATTACATCCATTAATGCCATTTATCACAGAAGAAATCTGGCAAAACCTACCTCATGAAGGAGTATCGATTACGCAAGCTTCATGGCCAGTAGTAAACCCAGAATTTACTTTTGAGCAACAATCTCAAGATATGAAATTGTTAATGGATATCATCCGTGCTGTCCGTAATATTCGTGCAGAAGTAAATACACCAATGAGCAAAAAAGTACCTATGTACATTTCTGCAAAAGATACAACAACATTAGCTGTTCTGGAAGACAACAAAGCATATATCGAAAAATTCTGTAATCCAGAAACACTTACTCTAGGTGAAAAATTGCAACCTGAAATGAAAACAATGTCTGCCGTTGTATCTGGAGCTGAGCTATTCTTACCTCTTGAAGGTCTAATTGACGTGGCTGCAGAAATTGAACGTCTAACACATGAACTAGAAAAATGGGATAAAGAAGTAAAACGAGTTCAAGGCAAACTAAACAATGAACGCTTCGTATCCAAAGCACCTGAAGAAGTAGTTGCTGCTGAACGTGCAAAAGAAGCAGACTACCTTGAAAAATTCGCTACCGTTGAAAAACGTATTGCTGAATTAAAAAATATGTAA
- the yihA gene encoding ribosome biogenesis GTP-binding protein YihA/YsxC: protein MKVNNVEMVISAVQPSQYPEDGLPEFALAGRSNVGKSSFINRMIGRKSMARISSKPGKTQTLNFYKIEEQLFFVDVPGYGYAKVSKSEREAWGKMIEQYLTGRAELKAVVQIVDIRHEPTDDDCMMYDFLKHYNIPTIVIATKADKIKKGNYAKHKKIIEEVLDMDPDDPLILFSSEKGMGMEQAWAEIEKRM, encoded by the coding sequence ATGAAAGTCAATAATGTAGAGATGGTCATTAGTGCAGTACAACCATCTCAATATCCAGAGGACGGTCTGCCAGAGTTTGCTCTTGCAGGTCGTTCTAATGTTGGTAAATCATCTTTTATCAACCGTATGATTGGTCGAAAAAGTATGGCCCGGATTTCATCAAAGCCAGGGAAAACGCAAACTCTCAACTTCTATAAAATTGAAGAACAATTATTTTTTGTAGACGTTCCAGGTTATGGGTATGCTAAAGTATCTAAATCTGAACGAGAAGCATGGGGCAAAATGATTGAGCAATATTTAACTGGAAGAGCAGAGTTAAAAGCAGTTGTACAAATTGTTGATATTCGCCATGAACCAACTGACGATGACTGCATGATGTATGATTTCTTGAAACATTATAATATTCCAACAATTGTTATCGCAACAAAAGCCGATAAAATTAAAAAAGGAAATTATGCAAAACATAAAAAAATAATTGAAGAAGTTCTAGATATGGATCCAGATGACCCATTGATTTTATTCTCATCGGAAAAAGGTATGGGAATGGAACAAGCATGGGCTGAGATTGAAAAAAGAATGTAG